The following proteins are encoded in a genomic region of Opitutus sp.:
- the fabF gene encoding beta-ketoacyl-ACP synthase II yields the protein METLPASQRVVVTGLGAIHGLGHDVDSFWASLLAGKPGIDRVSLFDPTAFATQVGAEVRDWNPELFMDPKEARRNDRYTHFGFCAAKQAFKDSGLDMAQEDPDRVGVVIGSGIGGMMTYETQLKKLFDGGPRKVSPFTIPALIGNICSGMFAIEIGARGPNFGIVSACATGTHAIGEAMHMIKRGDADVMIAGGAEAAITPFAYASFCSMRAMSTRNDYPATSSRPFSLGRDGFVMGEGAGVLVLESLEHAQKRGARIYAEVGGYAATADAHHITMPDPEGKGLGMAMTRALKASGVTPDQVDYINAHGTSTPYNDKFETLAIKRVFGDRAKSVAISSTKSMTGHLLGAAGGIESVISVKTIHTQSIAPTINLHEPDPECDLDYVPNVARQAKVKVVMSNNLGFGGQNAAVVFKAL from the coding sequence ATGGAAACTCTCCCTGCCTCCCAGCGCGTCGTTGTTACCGGTCTTGGGGCCATTCACGGTCTCGGCCACGACGTGGATTCTTTTTGGGCCAGCCTGCTCGCCGGTAAACCCGGCATCGATCGGGTTTCGCTCTTCGATCCGACCGCTTTCGCCACCCAAGTCGGTGCCGAGGTTCGCGACTGGAATCCGGAGCTTTTCATGGACCCAAAGGAAGCGCGTCGCAATGACCGCTACACCCACTTCGGCTTCTGCGCCGCCAAGCAGGCTTTTAAAGACTCCGGCCTCGATATGGCGCAAGAAGACCCCGACCGCGTTGGCGTCGTCATCGGCTCGGGCATCGGCGGTATGATGACCTATGAGACGCAGCTCAAAAAACTCTTCGACGGCGGCCCCCGCAAGGTTTCGCCTTTCACCATCCCAGCCCTTATTGGCAACATCTGCTCGGGCATGTTTGCCATCGAGATTGGTGCCCGTGGTCCCAATTTCGGCATCGTCTCAGCCTGTGCCACCGGCACCCACGCCATCGGCGAGGCCATGCACATGATCAAACGTGGCGATGCCGACGTGATGATCGCCGGCGGTGCCGAGGCCGCCATCACCCCCTTTGCTTACGCCAGTTTCTGCTCGATGCGCGCCATGAGCACGCGCAACGACTATCCCGCCACCTCCAGCCGCCCCTTCTCCTTGGGCCGCGACGGTTTTGTCATGGGCGAAGGCGCGGGCGTCCTCGTTCTCGAATCCCTTGAGCACGCGCAGAAACGCGGTGCCCGCATTTACGCCGAGGTCGGCGGTTACGCCGCCACGGCCGACGCCCACCACATCACCATGCCCGATCCTGAGGGCAAAGGTTTGGGCATGGCCATGACGCGCGCGCTCAAGGCTTCTGGCGTGACCCCCGACCAGGTGGACTACATCAACGCCCACGGCACCAGCACCCCGTACAATGACAAATTTGAAACGCTCGCCATCAAGCGGGTGTTTGGTGATCGCGCCAAGTCCGTCGCCATCAGTTCGACCAAGTCCATGACCGGCCACCTCCTTGGTGCGGCTGGCGGCATTGAGAGTGTGATCAGCGTGAAAACGATCCACACCCAGTCGATTGCGCCGACGATCAACCTTCACGAACCTGATCCTGAATGCGACCTGGACTATGTTCCTAACGTGGCACGCCAAGCCAAGGTGAAGGTCGTGATGAGCAACAACCTCGGCTTCGGTGGTCAAAACGCCGCCGTGGTCTTTAAGGCGCTTTGA
- a CDS encoding type II/IV secretion system protein has protein sequence MHSPNACLGDRIRQLPGFEFSAELTLLEKETPLGLPQLERIIEQCIVPKDLACKLYADVLGIAYVDPFASLITEEAVQAIPLEIAQKVQAIGLYFIDGVLTAAFSAPEDALRVKRLSLIIKRPVSPVFALPRDIDDAILILYSNETDISADINELSTSSVFNNPELAEAEPLIKIFDDIVYYAIRERATDIHVEAQDTCCRVRLRIDGMLREVLTYSRKLHRAIIARIKILCNLNIAETRIPQDGRFSMKIGYCTANFRVSTIPAQFGEKSVIRILAMSGRKSIVTLEKMMMSQSVLIPFRRLIQNPNGILFVTGPTGSGKTTTLYAALHELNTPDKNISTIEDPIEIQVEGITQTQVNAQIDLRFSTVLRSLLRQDPDIILIGEIRDLETAKIATEAALTGHMVFATLHTNSAAQAIVRLLEIGVAPYLVAPSIVGVLAQRLAARICENCKEPYYPSRDLLLKFFKEDGLTDVPFYRGRGCRVCRGTGYKGRVAIHELVLITEEIRTLITTGASVQQITAAASKVGFKPLRYDGLKKVLLGLTTIEEVEANTSFEWEI, from the coding sequence ATCCACTCGCCTAACGCCTGTTTAGGCGACCGCATTCGCCAGCTCCCTGGGTTCGAGTTTTCCGCCGAGTTAACGTTACTTGAAAAGGAAACACCCCTGGGATTACCCCAACTCGAACGCATCATCGAGCAGTGCATCGTTCCCAAAGACCTTGCCTGCAAACTCTACGCCGACGTCCTCGGCATCGCCTATGTGGACCCGTTTGCCTCCTTGATCACGGAGGAGGCCGTTCAGGCCATCCCGCTTGAAATCGCCCAAAAAGTGCAGGCCATCGGCCTGTACTTCATCGATGGCGTGCTCACGGCCGCCTTTTCCGCTCCCGAAGATGCGCTACGCGTCAAGCGCCTGAGCCTGATTATTAAGCGGCCTGTGAGCCCGGTGTTTGCACTGCCCCGCGACATCGATGACGCCATTCTTATCCTGTATTCGAATGAGACAGATATCTCGGCGGATATTAACGAGTTAAGTACGTCCTCGGTTTTTAATAATCCGGAACTGGCCGAAGCGGAGCCCTTGATCAAAATTTTCGACGACATCGTTTATTATGCGATTCGGGAGCGTGCGACCGACATTCACGTTGAAGCGCAGGATACTTGCTGCCGCGTGCGCCTGCGCATCGATGGTATGTTGCGTGAGGTACTCACCTACTCGCGCAAACTGCACCGGGCGATTATCGCGCGGATAAAAATCCTTTGTAATCTGAACATCGCCGAGACGCGGATCCCCCAGGACGGACGATTTTCGATGAAGATCGGCTACTGCACTGCCAATTTCCGTGTATCGACCATACCCGCCCAATTCGGCGAAAAATCGGTCATCCGCATCCTCGCGATGAGCGGGCGAAAATCGATCGTCACCCTCGAGAAAATGATGATGTCGCAGAGCGTCCTCATTCCGTTCCGGCGCCTGATTCAGAACCCCAACGGCATCCTCTTTGTCACCGGCCCCACCGGTTCGGGCAAGACCACCACGCTGTATGCCGCACTCCACGAGCTCAACACACCCGACAAAAACATATCGACCATTGAAGACCCCATTGAAATCCAGGTCGAAGGCATCACCCAGACCCAGGTCAACGCCCAGATCGATCTGCGGTTTTCCACCGTGCTGCGTTCGCTGCTGCGCCAGGATCCTGACATTATTTTAATCGGTGAAATCCGCGATTTGGAAACCGCCAAAATTGCGACGGAGGCCGCGCTGACCGGACATATGGTGTTCGCGACCCTGCACACCAACAGTGCCGCGCAAGCCATCGTGCGCCTGCTTGAAATCGGCGTGGCCCCCTACCTGGTTGCCCCCTCGATTGTCGGCGTACTCGCCCAGCGCCTCGCCGCACGGATATGCGAGAACTGTAAAGAACCCTACTATCCGTCGCGCGACCTGTTGCTGAAGTTCTTCAAAGAAGACGGACTGACGGACGTGCCGTTTTACCGTGGTCGGGGCTGCCGGGTTTGCCGGGGAACGGGTTACAAGGGGCGAGTTGCGATTCATGAACTGGTGCTCATCACCGAGGAAATTCGCACCCTGATTACCACGGGGGCCAGCGTGCAACAGATCACGGCCGCCGCGAGTAAAGTGGGGTTTAAGCCCCTTCGCTACGACGGGCTAAAAAAAGTATTGCTCGGCTTGACCACGATTGAGGAAGTAGAGGCCAACACTTCCTTTGAGTGGGAAATCTAG
- a CDS encoding sulfite reductase subunit alpha, with translation MSAPEATSTFSKDRPFPAKVTENRLLNKVGSAKETRHIIVNLGDSSLSYKAGDSLGVFPSNRPVEVGEIIECICATGDELVSPAMLKLATPITLIEALSHRLALSSPTSKILNTLNAKTTDPVEKAKLEALLKPEAKEALTAYLDEREYVDILAEFAHTKLTPQELVDHMRKLMPRLYSIASSPRMHPQEIHLTVAIVRYTTNHRERHGVCSTFLADRVRLGETPTPIFVSNSHFGPPEDHSKDAIMVGPGTGIAPFRAFLQDRVAAGATGRNWVFFGDQKSHTDFLYQEEWETYLADGKLTHLDLAWSRDQLLKVYVQDKMREKAAELWSWINNGGHFFVCGDAKRMAKDVDVALHDVISQQGGMTIEQATDYVKQMKKDKRYQRDVY, from the coding sequence ATGTCCGCTCCCGAAGCCACCTCCACCTTTTCCAAAGACCGTCCATTCCCGGCCAAAGTGACCGAGAATCGCCTGCTGAACAAAGTCGGCTCTGCTAAAGAGACCCGCCATATTATCGTGAACTTGGGTGATAGCAGCCTTTCGTATAAGGCGGGCGATTCACTTGGGGTGTTCCCGTCGAACCGTCCCGTTGAAGTGGGCGAGATTATCGAGTGCATCTGCGCCACCGGCGACGAACTCGTTTCCCCGGCCATGCTCAAGCTCGCGACGCCGATCACCCTGATTGAAGCGCTTTCGCATCGCCTGGCCCTGTCCAGTCCGACCTCGAAAATCCTTAACACGCTTAACGCCAAAACCACGGACCCCGTGGAGAAAGCCAAGCTTGAGGCCCTGCTCAAGCCCGAGGCCAAGGAGGCTCTTACCGCCTATCTCGATGAGCGTGAATACGTCGATATCCTGGCTGAGTTCGCACACACTAAACTTACGCCTCAGGAGCTGGTCGACCACATGCGCAAGTTGATGCCTCGCCTGTATTCGATCGCCTCTTCGCCGCGGATGCACCCGCAAGAGATTCATCTCACGGTTGCCATTGTGCGTTACACCACCAACCACCGCGAGCGTCACGGCGTGTGCTCGACGTTCTTGGCCGACCGCGTGCGTTTGGGCGAGACCCCGACCCCGATCTTTGTTTCCAACTCCCACTTTGGCCCACCCGAGGACCACTCCAAGGACGCCATCATGGTCGGTCCGGGGACTGGCATCGCGCCGTTCCGCGCTTTCTTGCAGGACCGCGTCGCCGCCGGCGCCACGGGGCGTAATTGGGTGTTTTTCGGTGACCAGAAGAGCCACACCGACTTCCTCTACCAAGAGGAGTGGGAGACGTACCTCGCTGATGGTAAATTGACTCACCTCGACCTCGCTTGGTCGCGCGACCAGTTGCTTAAGGTTTACGTGCAGGATAAGATGCGCGAAAAGGCCGCCGAGCTTTGGTCGTGGATTAACAACGGTGGCCATTTCTTCGTCTGCGGCGATGCCAAGCGCATGGCCAAGGACGTCGATGTCGCCCTTCACGATGTGATCTCTCAGCAGGGCGGTATGACCATCGAGCAGGCTACCGACTACGTGAAGCAGATGAAGAAGGACAAGCGCTACCAGCGCGACGTCTACTGA
- the proC gene encoding pyrroline-5-carboxylate reductase — MPKIAFIGAGNMASAIVTGLLAKNVCTPADLACLGGTGASAQKLADRTGIRLAATAESLLADADIVVVAFKPQHLAALDPHLAALCAGKLVISVLAAKTLARLASAFPSARNIVRTMPNTPSAIGAGMTGWCALAALTATDRATVLKLLRAVGREVEVPENQMEALMGVSGCGPAFVFEFTAALREAGVAAGLDRDTAQMLAVQTLLGSARLMAETATEPETLRNQVTSPNGTTFAGLKRLEAREFRAMMVETVQAAKARAEELAQG, encoded by the coding sequence ATGCCCAAGATCGCATTTATCGGAGCCGGCAACATGGCCTCCGCCATTGTCACCGGACTACTTGCTAAAAACGTCTGCACTCCCGCCGACCTGGCGTGTCTCGGCGGCACCGGGGCCAGCGCACAAAAACTCGCCGATCGCACCGGTATCCGCCTAGCGGCGACCGCCGAGTCACTGTTGGCGGACGCCGACATCGTGGTGGTCGCATTCAAGCCCCAGCACCTTGCCGCGCTCGACCCACACCTCGCTGCACTTTGCGCCGGAAAACTGGTGATCTCGGTGCTCGCCGCCAAAACGCTTGCGCGCCTTGCCAGCGCGTTCCCCTCGGCGCGCAACATCGTGCGCACCATGCCCAACACCCCCAGCGCCATCGGTGCAGGAATGACCGGTTGGTGCGCGCTCGCCGCACTCACCGCCACGGATCGCGCCACGGTTCTCAAGCTCCTGCGCGCCGTCGGTCGCGAGGTCGAGGTGCCGGAGAACCAAATGGAAGCGCTCATGGGCGTGAGTGGCTGCGGACCGGCGTTCGTATTCGAGTTCACTGCCGCATTGCGCGAAGCGGGCGTGGCAGCGGGATTGGACCGCGACACCGCCCAGATGCTCGCGGTGCAAACCCTGCTCGGCTCTGCTCGCCTCATGGCCGAGACCGCCACTGAACCGGAGACACTGCGCAACCAAGTCACCTCCCCCAACGGCACGACGTTTGCCGGCCTGAAGCGACTCGAGGCGCGTGAATTTCGCGCGATGATGGTGGAGACGGTGCAAGCCGCCAAAGCCCGCGCCGAAGAACTCGCTCAGGGCTGA
- the fabG gene encoding 3-oxoacyl-[acyl-carrier-protein] reductase — MTFTNRTALVTGAGRGIGKAIAEKLAASGVTVICVSKSAESCGAVAAAITAAGGKAVARAVDVSDGAAVALASAELLKEFGKIDILVNNAGITRDGLLARMSDDDWNAVLQTNLNSCFYWTKAIGWPMCRSRWGRIINISSVTGIMGNAGQANYGAAKAGMIGFTKSIAKEFAKRGVTANVVAPGFIKTDMTAELSEEVQKGACALIPMQRFGEAADIANAVAFLASEESSYVTGQVFAVDGGMAM, encoded by the coding sequence ATGACCTTCACGAACCGCACTGCACTCGTCACCGGCGCCGGCCGCGGCATTGGTAAAGCCATTGCTGAAAAACTCGCCGCCAGTGGCGTCACCGTCATTTGCGTCTCCAAATCGGCCGAGTCCTGCGGGGCGGTTGCTGCCGCTATCACCGCTGCGGGTGGCAAAGCCGTGGCTCGCGCCGTCGATGTCTCCGACGGTGCCGCTGTCGCCCTCGCCTCCGCCGAGCTGCTCAAGGAGTTTGGCAAAATTGATATTTTGGTAAATAACGCCGGCATTACTCGCGACGGCCTGTTGGCGCGTATGTCCGACGACGACTGGAACGCGGTGCTCCAGACCAACCTGAACAGCTGTTTTTATTGGACCAAGGCGATTGGTTGGCCGATGTGCCGCAGTCGCTGGGGCCGCATTATTAACATTTCCTCGGTCACCGGCATCATGGGCAACGCAGGCCAGGCCAACTACGGTGCGGCCAAGGCCGGCATGATTGGCTTTACCAAGTCCATCGCCAAGGAATTCGCCAAGCGCGGGGTCACGGCCAACGTGGTTGCCCCCGGCTTTATCAAGACCGATATGACCGCCGAACTCAGCGAAGAGGTGCAGAAGGGCGCGTGCGCTCTCATCCCCATGCAGCGCTTCGGTGAAGCTGCCGATATCGCCAACGCCGTCGCTTTTCTCGCCTCCGAAGAATCATCCTACGTTACCGGCCAAGTTTTTGCCGTTGACGGCGGTATGGCGATGTGA
- a CDS encoding hybrid sensor histidine kinase/response regulator, with the protein MLRPKVLVVDDQPSNVELISQILGKAGIDTLTASSGTEALGVVAQTQPDLVLLDVQMPDIDGFGVCERLQADESTRHIPVIFVTADDSHSGKIAGLGVGAVDYITKPIEADETLARVQTQLRFVSINREMCDIQHRLDEARRTATIGAVTQGIAHNLNNLLGVALGYLDLVQLHSDNPVQVKKNAQQVEKAVLRIIDIIRQLGKLVAQSRPQFVSSPLDEIIRMAVARYQAAQTITPPVIVENLLGDIQVDTQREMIEEVLLNLLQNAFESYSEKPDAERTVWLRTALLNKPEGRMLEITIEDEGAGINADIRDSIFEPFVGTKTKVGGGMGLTVARHSMRNLGGEVTLVNRAGGGAVAVIIHPLERKKKRGAPTDAVIIPSALIGESDDE; encoded by the coding sequence ATGCTTCGCCCCAAAGTCCTGGTCGTCGACGATCAACCCAGCAACGTCGAACTCATCAGCCAGATTTTGGGCAAAGCGGGGATCGACACGCTGACGGCCAGCAGCGGGACGGAGGCACTTGGGGTGGTTGCGCAGACGCAACCTGATCTGGTTTTGCTCGATGTGCAGATGCCCGACATCGACGGATTCGGGGTGTGCGAGCGCCTTCAGGCCGACGAAAGCACCCGCCACATTCCGGTCATTTTCGTAACTGCAGATGACTCCCATAGCGGCAAAATCGCCGGCCTTGGAGTCGGCGCAGTGGACTACATCACCAAGCCGATCGAGGCGGATGAAACCTTGGCGCGAGTTCAAACCCAACTGCGGTTCGTCAGCATCAACCGCGAGATGTGCGATATCCAGCATCGCCTCGACGAGGCGCGTCGCACGGCAACCATCGGCGCCGTCACCCAAGGCATTGCCCACAACCTGAACAACCTGCTCGGCGTCGCCCTTGGGTATCTCGACCTCGTCCAGTTGCACAGCGACAACCCCGTGCAGGTGAAAAAAAATGCGCAACAGGTCGAAAAGGCCGTGCTGCGCATCATCGATATCATCCGCCAACTGGGCAAGCTGGTCGCCCAGTCGCGGCCCCAATTTGTTTCCAGTCCGCTCGACGAGATCATCCGCATGGCAGTCGCTCGATACCAAGCAGCACAAACGATCACTCCGCCTGTTATTGTCGAAAACCTACTCGGCGACATTCAGGTGGATACCCAGCGCGAAATGATCGAGGAGGTGCTGCTCAACCTCCTCCAAAACGCCTTTGAGTCCTACAGCGAAAAACCAGATGCCGAACGCACCGTTTGGCTGCGCACCGCGCTCTTGAACAAGCCCGAGGGCCGCATGCTCGAGATCACCATTGAGGACGAAGGCGCGGGCATCAACGCGGACATCCGCGACAGCATCTTTGAGCCCTTTGTCGGCACGAAAACCAAAGTGGGCGGAGGCATGGGGCTCACGGTGGCCCGCCACTCCATGCGTAATCTCGGTGGCGAAGTCACCCTCGTCAATCGGGCCGGAGGCGGCGCAGTCGCGGTGATCATCCACCCGCTTGAACGCAAAAAAAAGCGCGGCGCCCCAACCGATGCCGTCATCATTCCCTCAGCCCTGATTGGCGAAAGTGATGACGAGTAA
- a CDS encoding rRNA pseudouridine synthase: MSEPEPIRLQKYLAETGICSRRDAEVLIREGEVWVNAKKAIPGQKVTPGEDKVTVSGKSIKHVAPQPKITLAMHKPRGLVCSNDDPFNPDTVFDLLPREFSKFRFFCAGRLDKESEGLLILTTDGDLAHRLMHPSNVVVKRYFVSLKKPFPQSRISQLIRGLTHEGEHLKVEYATLVNAGKSEESESMDVAMHHGKKREIRVLFGKLGYDVKRLRRYQIGSFPLKGIPMRAMKQLSIKEINSLFKDPGHHPLAVALAQRTAKKS; encoded by the coding sequence ATGAGCGAACCTGAGCCTATCCGTCTGCAAAAATACCTAGCCGAAACCGGCATCTGCTCGCGCCGTGATGCCGAGGTCCTGATCCGTGAAGGCGAAGTCTGGGTGAACGCCAAAAAGGCGATCCCTGGCCAAAAGGTCACTCCTGGCGAGGACAAGGTTACCGTCAGCGGCAAGTCGATCAAACACGTTGCCCCGCAACCCAAGATCACGCTGGCGATGCACAAGCCCCGCGGCTTGGTCTGCTCCAACGACGATCCGTTCAACCCCGACACGGTCTTCGATTTGCTGCCCCGTGAGTTCTCCAAATTCCGCTTCTTCTGCGCTGGCCGCCTCGACAAAGAAAGCGAGGGCCTGCTGATCCTCACCACCGACGGCGACCTCGCGCACCGTTTGATGCACCCGAGTAACGTGGTGGTTAAACGCTACTTCGTCTCGCTCAAAAAACCCTTTCCGCAGTCGCGCATTTCCCAGCTCATCCGCGGTCTCACCCATGAAGGTGAACACCTCAAGGTCGAGTACGCCACCTTGGTCAACGCCGGCAAAAGCGAGGAGTCCGAGAGCATGGACGTCGCCATGCACCACGGCAAAAAACGCGAGATCCGCGTGCTTTTCGGCAAACTCGGCTACGATGTAAAACGCCTCCGCCGGTACCAGATCGGCTCTTTCCCTCTTAAAGGAATTCCCATGCGGGCAATGAAACAGCTTTCCATCAAAGAAATTAACTCTCTGTTCAAGGACCCCGGCCACCACCCGCTCGCCGTCGCCCTTGCTCAACGCACCGCTAAAAAATCATGA
- the acpP gene encoding acyl carrier protein, whose protein sequence is MADQKTIEQRVKEIIVNQLNVNEEQITPQASFLDDLGADSLDTVELIMAFEEEFKDEIKGEIPESDAEKLTTVGQVVEYITGKAAAK, encoded by the coding sequence ATGGCCGACCAAAAAACCATCGAACAACGCGTCAAAGAAATCATCGTTAATCAGCTTAACGTGAACGAAGAGCAGATCACTCCCCAGGCCTCTTTCCTGGATGATCTCGGCGCCGATTCTCTCGACACTGTCGAGCTGATCATGGCCTTCGAAGAAGAGTTCAAGGACGAGATCAAGGGCGAAATCCCCGAGTCCGACGCTGAGAAGCTCACCACCGTGGGCCAAGTCGTTGAGTACATCACCGGCAAAGCCGCTGCCAAGTAA
- the eno gene encoding phosphopyruvate hydratase, which yields MSNTTISAITAREIIDSRGNPTIEVDVKLANGVVGRAAVPSGASTGEHEAHELRDSDVTAKSLPKGVNGKTRFLGKGVLAAVGNVKGIIAPSLIGFDALDQVGIDHAMIKLDGTKNKSKLGANAILGVSLATAHAAANALGQPLYKYIGGPNAKVLPVPMMNIMNGGAHSDAPIDFQEFMIRPIKFDTFSEALRAGAEVFHNLKKVLKAKGLATAVGDEGGFAPKLASTTDALDAIAEAVKASGYKLGKDITLALDVAASEFYDKKTGKYVFKKSDGRIFTGAEFVSYYEELCSKYPIDSIEDGCAENDWATWKKLTVALGDKIQLVGDDLFVTNVEFLKKGIATGTANSILVKVNQIGSLTETLDAVELAHKSNYTAVLSHRSGETEDVTIADIAVATNCGQIKTGSASRTDRVAKYNQLLRIEEELGSTGIYAGRL from the coding sequence ATGAGCAATACCACGATCAGTGCCATCACCGCCCGCGAGATCATCGATTCACGGGGTAATCCCACCATTGAGGTGGACGTTAAGCTCGCCAACGGCGTCGTCGGCCGCGCCGCCGTCCCGTCCGGTGCCTCCACCGGCGAACACGAGGCCCACGAGCTGCGCGACAGCGACGTGACCGCCAAGTCCCTGCCCAAGGGCGTCAACGGCAAGACCCGTTTCCTCGGCAAGGGCGTGCTCGCCGCCGTGGGTAACGTCAAGGGCATCATCGCCCCGTCCTTGATCGGCTTCGATGCGCTCGACCAGGTCGGCATCGACCACGCCATGATCAAACTCGATGGCACCAAGAACAAGTCCAAGCTCGGCGCCAACGCCATCCTCGGCGTCTCCCTAGCCACCGCCCACGCCGCCGCCAACGCTCTCGGCCAGCCCCTCTACAAGTACATCGGCGGCCCGAACGCCAAGGTCCTCCCCGTTCCCATGATGAACATCATGAACGGTGGCGCCCATTCCGATGCCCCGATCGATTTCCAGGAGTTCATGATCCGTCCGATCAAGTTCGACACCTTCTCCGAAGCCCTGCGCGCCGGCGCCGAGGTGTTCCATAACCTCAAGAAGGTCCTCAAGGCCAAGGGTCTCGCCACCGCCGTCGGTGACGAAGGCGGTTTCGCCCCCAAGCTGGCCTCCACCACCGACGCCCTCGACGCCATCGCCGAGGCCGTGAAAGCCTCCGGATACAAGCTCGGTAAGGACATCACCCTCGCCCTCGACGTCGCCGCCTCCGAGTTCTACGACAAGAAGACCGGCAAGTACGTCTTCAAGAAGTCCGACGGCCGCATCTTCACCGGTGCCGAGTTCGTCTCCTACTACGAGGAGCTGTGCTCCAAGTACCCGATCGACTCCATCGAAGACGGCTGCGCCGAAAACGATTGGGCCACCTGGAAGAAGCTCACCGTCGCCCTCGGCGACAAGATCCAGCTCGTCGGCGACGATCTTTTCGTCACCAACGTCGAGTTCCTCAAGAAGGGCATCGCCACCGGCACCGCCAACTCGATCCTGGTTAAGGTCAACCAAATCGGTTCCCTCACCGAGACCCTCGACGCCGTCGAGCTCGCCCATAAGAGCAACTACACCGCCGTCCTCTCCCACCGCTCCGGCGAGACCGAGGACGTCACCATCGCCGACATCGCCGTCGCCACCAACTGCGGCCAGATCAAGACCGGTTCGGCCTCCCGCACCGACCGCGTTGCCAAATACAACCAGCTCCTCCGCATCGAGGAAGAGCTCGGCTCCACCGGCATCTACGCCGGCCGCCTTTAA
- a CDS encoding bifunctional 5,10-methylenetetrahydrofolate dehydrogenase/5,10-methenyltetrahydrofolate cyclohydrolase — MELIDGNQIAADIVAELTTQVAALAGRKPCIALVRVGEDPASVSYVTKKQKTAAAIGIESRIILPPASITQVELEKLIDELNNDPTVDGILVQSPLPKHLDEPAAFRRLAAHKDVDGFHTLNIGKVAQEDDTGFVACTPAGIMELLARSGTDLKGKHVVVLGRSLIVGKPVALLALQKKAGANGTVTICHSGTKDVGALTRQADVLIAAIGRAEFVTADMVKPGAVIIDVGINRVPDPSKKTGYRLTGDVHFPSVSPLASKITPVPGGVGPMTVAMLMKNTVKAHRQNHA; from the coding sequence ATGGAACTGATCGACGGTAACCAAATCGCGGCTGACATCGTCGCCGAACTCACCACCCAAGTGGCCGCTCTAGCCGGCCGTAAGCCCTGCATAGCGCTCGTGCGTGTAGGCGAAGACCCGGCCTCCGTCTCATATGTGACGAAGAAGCAGAAAACCGCCGCCGCCATCGGCATCGAGAGCCGGATCATCCTACCTCCGGCGAGCATCACCCAGGTCGAACTCGAAAAGCTCATCGACGAGCTCAACAACGACCCGACCGTGGACGGCATTCTTGTCCAGTCGCCGTTGCCCAAACACCTCGACGAGCCCGCCGCCTTCCGCCGCCTGGCCGCCCACAAGGACGTCGACGGCTTCCACACCCTCAACATCGGCAAGGTTGCCCAAGAAGACGACACCGGCTTCGTCGCCTGCACGCCCGCCGGCATCATGGAACTGCTCGCCCGCTCGGGCACCGACTTGAAGGGTAAACACGTCGTTGTCCTAGGCCGCTCGCTCATCGTCGGCAAACCCGTTGCCCTGCTCGCGCTCCAGAAAAAGGCCGGCGCCAACGGCACGGTTACCATTTGCCACTCCGGCACCAAGGACGTCGGCGCGCTCACCCGCCAAGCCGACGTGCTCATCGCCGCGATTGGCCGCGCCGAATTCGTCACCGCCGACATGGTCAAGCCCGGAGCAGTCATCATCGACGTGGGCATTAACCGCGTTCCCGATCCGAGCAAAAAGACGGGGTATCGCCTCACTGGAGACGTCCATTTCCCCTCGGTTTCGCCGCTCGCCTCGAAGATCACCCCGGTGCCCGGCGGCGTGGGCCCCATGACGGTAGCCATGCTCATGAAGAACACGGTCAAGGCACACCGACAGAACCACGCCTGA
- a CDS encoding Hpt domain-containing protein, which yields MSSAPLIDPDAIENLRALSPDDDDAFLKEILTIFLADVPERIADLNTHRVDGNTAAFIRAAHSIKGSSSNVGACEVREIAQQIEHDTRQQGAPVSEVQVAALEAAFARAKGVILPMLD from the coding sequence ATGTCATCTGCCCCCCTGATCGATCCCGACGCCATTGAAAACCTTCGTGCGCTCAGCCCCGATGACGACGATGCGTTTTTGAAGGAGATCTTAACGATTTTTTTGGCCGACGTGCCTGAGCGTATCGCTGATTTAAACACGCACCGCGTTGACGGAAATACCGCCGCTTTCATCCGTGCCGCGCACAGCATCAAGGGCAGCTCCAGCAACGTTGGGGCCTGTGAAGTTCGCGAGATTGCCCAACAGATCGAGCACGATACGCGCCAGCAGGGCGCCCCGGTTTCGGAGGTGCAGGTGGCTGCGCTTGAGGCCGCCTTTGCGCGGGCCAAAGGGGTTATTCTCCCCATGTTGGATTGA